DNA sequence from the Scyliorhinus torazame isolate Kashiwa2021f chromosome 19, sScyTor2.1, whole genome shotgun sequence genome:
cctctcactttaaacctgtgccctctagttctagactcctctacttttAGGAAAAGATGtcaaccttatctatgctcctccttATTTTAtggatctctataagatcacccctaagcctcctacgctccagggaaaaaagtcccagcctatccagcctctccttataactcagaccatcaagtcctggtagcatccgcttttatattttctgcactctttctattttaacaatatccttcctataatagggtgaccagaactgaacatagtattccatgtgtggtcttaccaatgtcttgtacaacttcaacaagatgtcccaactcctgtattcagtattctgaccaataaaacctagcatgctgaatgccttcttcaccaccctgtccacctgcgactccaccttcaaggagctatgaacctgtactccgagatctttctgttctgtaactctccccaactccattaactgagtaggtcctgccctgatttgatctatcaaaatgcatcacctcatatttatccaaattaaactccacctgccattcatcggcccattggcccagttggtcaagatcctgttgcaatcttttaTAACCTCCTTCACTATTCACTGTGCCACCCAACTTGGTgtgatctgcaaacttacgaaccatgcctcctacattcttatccaaatcattaatatatataacaaatgacagtggacccagcactgatccccgaggcacaccgctggtcacaggtctccagtttgaaaaacaactctcTACAATCACCCATTTGGCTTTGGTCACCAAGCTCTTTGCAAACTTTCAATATCCCTCTTGCAACCTGtctcaccaccaatttttgtgttgtctcAAAATGTGActacagtacatttgcttccttcctccaagtcattaatatatattgtaaactgttgtgatcccagcactgatcctgtggaACCCCCCTTGTTACAAGTCGCCAACctcaaaaagaaccccttatcccaaCTTGTAGTTTCGTGCCCATAcggcaattctctatccatgccaatatgctgCCTCCAACACCATGCactcttatcttatgacttaaccttttgtaggTATATTGCTGAACATCTTCTGGAactccaaatacaacacatctcacacctctatccactctggctgagacttcctcgaaaaactctaataaattagtcagacttAATtttcctttcatgaagccatgctgactctgcttgattacattatgattttccaaatgtgctgctattacttccttaattaattccaacatttttccatcaATAGAAgttaggctaatcggcctataattaaaagctttttgtctccctccctttttgaatatgggtGTCACATTAGCAGTTTTCCAATTCTCCACTACTTCTCCAGAATCTCCTAAAAGGTATTAgtcaaccagatggatttttatgacaatccagcagtcatGACTACCATTTTATTCCCTATTTcttaattaattgaattcaaatttccccagcCACCACAGTAGGATTTGAACTAATGGCTGTGGAGCATTATCTGAGtggctggtttattagtccaggaaTATTACCACTATGGGCAACATGTTGAAGTTAATAGATTTGTTTGTAGTTAAAATTAAAGAGTATATAAAGAAGTAAACACAATCTTAAATTATGTGATTTAAGGAACTGTTATTGTCTCATTCATTGCAGGTGGGGTTCGGTCAGTGATCTTCTGGCCTAAGGATCCAGAATATAGTCTTGAAAATAAAGATACGGGTGAAAAAGATTCAAATGAAGTGAACCAAATATTCAGAATCAGCAGCACTATAGCAACACCCCTTGTGCCTATTATTGATTGTAAGGATGTGGTATCTCAGGTCTGCAGACGTACCCGCAGACAGAAGTGTAAAGATTGTCAGAATTATGATCATATTGACAGCTTGAAAAAGGAACTGATTCGTTATTGGAAAAAATCTGAAATCGATTATGAAATGGACGACAAGAGTTTGGAATCTCTGATTGACTGCACATTGTATTCCTATGATGTACTCCTAAACTGTAACCATGGCAGGATCAAGGAGATCCCAGACTTCACTCTAGCCCTTGCGGCTCATTCGTTGCAACTGTGCTTCCTGCTAGCTGCTCGATCAGGTTGGTTTGTAATATCAAGAGCTGTTGTTAGTGTCAGCACCAAACACTTCTTTTCAGGGCTCGATCCCCAAGTGCCTGCTTTCTTCATCCTGATTTTAGTTGATGAAATGCCATAGTGGTTAGTAACATGAAACAATTTAAACTAAACTAAAGTTATAGAATCCAAGAATGTGTTTCTAACACTCTCTCATTTCTGATCTAGATGATCCAGATCGTGGTGTTGGTGCAATAAACTACAACAAGAGACACAGCATTGTAAGTGAAGACTGCATATTTGGAATTTTTAATTCATTAATGGAATGTTACTATTGCTGGTATGACCAGCTTTTATTGCTCATTCCTCATTGTTCTTGAAAAGACTTCAGTGAGCCATCTTCTTTCCCACTGCGGTTGTGtaatgtagatacacccacagtgctattattgTGGAAATTCCAGCTCACTGATCCAGTGattatgaaggaacagtgatatatttccaagtcaggatggaatgtGACATGGAGGCGAACTTGCAACCTCTGCTCCCCTTGACCGTCTAAATTGCTAGATTATAGGTTGAGAGAGTCTTGGTACATTTCTGCAGCGCACCTTGTAGATGTCATACCTTACAACCAGAATATACTGTTATTGAAGGGAGTGAATATTCACCAGTGAGTTACAACAGATCTACCAGTTGTGTTGTGCCCGAATGGCGACGCAGGATCTACCTTGCTCGCCGTACCTCATGAAATCTAACGCAATCTCGAGACTTTGTGATTCGAATCCtgcctattgtgggcgggatcagtctTTGGGAAATCTAAATATTAGAGCAATATAACTAGTCTCACTCTAAAATACTGTTCGTCTGATCTATCGAGGCCCTAGGATCTAACCCCTTCatctcagagacctcgggtgagcaccgTTTAGTGCTGGAGCCCAAggaattggaggcccctgggtggctgcCCTCTGGGCAAGGTAGCACTCTGGCACTGGCAaccaagtggagctcctcagtgcaagaaacAGACTAAGTGTAGCCTCGGcagggcattccccactgaggccctggattgcaacagagtcccgatagatagcgcagtgtttctcagcgctgcgagtGTCAGGAAACACCTGGCTAGACGCATTTGTCATGAAATCTATTgaaatttgaacaaagaacaaagcacattacagcacaggaacaggcccttcagcccttcaagccagTACCAGTCATAATaccacctgttataacctgcctgcttaccactggctggggactatagccacagagaccagacacagtggacggtgttcctcacgatcttcctctggcgccgcactcaaagcctgcacaggtcgttgcaGAATCAGGTGGAGATAGGGACGCTGAGATGACAGAGCTTTGGACTCCgactccgaaatggagacacaggacgcctaagaaggggagtcctcggtcccacgggccatggatgtacaaccattacgccgttcatcacggaagtgccgttctccatcttgttacacaccgcctgatccagcgccttgggtggcaaaacgagtccgacgccctccttcgccagggtcttcggtggattcatagaacatagaacatagacaatacagcacagaacaggccattcggcccacaatgttgtgccgaacctttatcctagattaatcatagattatcattgaatttacagtgcagaaggaggccatttggccctttgagtctacatcggctcttggaaagagcaccctacccaaactcaacacctccacccaacaccaagggcaattttggacactaagggcaaatctatcatggccaatccacctaacctgcacatctttggactgtgggaggaaaccggagcacccggaggaaacccacgcagacacggggaggatgtgcagactccgcacagacagtgatccaagccggaattgaacctgggaccctggagctgtgaagcaattgtgctatccacaatgctaccgtgctgcccttaagaacaaataaatctacactatatcattttaccgtaatccatgcacttatccaatagctgcttgaaggtccctaatgtttccgactcaactacttccacaggcagtgcattccatgcccccactactctctgggtaaagaacctacctctgacatccccctttatcttccacctttcaccttaaatctatgtccccttgtaatggtttgttccacccggggaaaaagtctcatgtctgtctactctatctattcccctgatcatcttataaacctctatcaagtcgcccctcatccttctccgttctaatgagaaaaggcctagcaccctcaacctttcctcgtaagacctaccctccattccaggcaacatcctggtaaatctcctttgcaccctctccaaagcttccacatccttcctaaaatgaggcgaccataactgtacacagtactccaaatgtggccttaccaaagttttgtacagctgcatcatcacctcacggctcttaaattcaatccctctgttaatgaacgcgagcacaccataggccttcttcacagctctatccacttgagtggcaactttcaaagatgtatgaacatagaccacaagatctctctgctcctccacattgccaagaactctaccgttaaccctgtattccgcattcatatttgtccttccaaaatggacaacctcacacttttcagggttaaattccatctgccacttctcagcccagctctgcatcctatctatgtctctttgcagtcgacaacagccctccttactatccacaactccaccaatcttcgtatcgtctgcaaatttactgacccacccttcaactccctcatccaagtcattaatgaaaatcacaaacagcagacttggactttggcggggagggatgttataacctgcctgcttaccactggctggggactaatggcaatcccacaatccttagggagtatgagcttttccaatgagtgggggggtggagaaatcattagcagagtccctgcataaataaagctggccagtatgaaaccagcgagagaggagtgagcagcgagggtgttactgctgctgttgtatatatatgttattgtaaataacattttttttctgttctacaaactcatgctggattcttcgtggccctcacaaaaccaccattggccaaaaccctcagcactttcttgtgctgtacccctccatacccatcctttccatgtatttgtcgagatgccttttgcagGCCGTTAAAGTATCTGCtacacaacctcccctgacaacgcgttccaggcactcaccaccctctgtgtaaaaaaactgccttgcatatctcctctaaacattgcccgatGGAGcataaacctatgcctcctggtgactgaccttccaccctgagaaagagtgcctgcccatccactctgtccatgcccttcatactcttgtacaaagaacaaagaacaacacagcacagcaacaggcccttcggcactcccaaGCCTGTACcagccatgataccaaccttgtccaaaaccctcagcacttccttgtgccgtatccctctatacccatcctatccatgtacttgtcaagataccttttgaacgccattaaggtatctgttccacaacctcccctgacaacacgttccaggcactcaccaccctcggtgtcAAAAAACCGccttgcatatctcctctaaacattgccccgtggac
Encoded proteins:
- the LOC140396661 gene encoding uncharacterized protein — translated: MAPDLFAGGVRSVIFWPKDPEYSLENKDTGEKDSNEVNQIFRISSTIATPLVPIIDCKDVVSQVCRRTRRQKCKDCQNYDHIDSLKKELIRYWKKSEIDYEMDDKSLESLIDCTLYSYDVLLNCNHGRIKEIPDFTLALAAHSLQLCFLLAARSDDPDRGVGAINYNKRHSIIGAGYNGYIKKTTYGNFPRSGRNSRRTVAKSSSMVHAEVNALLFRSGASTDSSVMFASKIPCFECEKMINASGIKIVVSVNDWKGAMEPRAGALELRVGAQKSGEEAWESEAGSQEPGEGVKIILVRRDTLGA